One stretch of Paroedura picta isolate Pp20150507F chromosome 13, Ppicta_v3.0, whole genome shotgun sequence DNA includes these proteins:
- the YDJC gene encoding carbohydrate deacetylase isoform X1, which translates to MPKANVKLIVTGDDFGYCPRRNQGIAECFLAGAVSNVSLLVNGSAVFDAVQLARRYHIPIGLHANLSEGSPVCPALKEGSSLLNKEGAFHGKMGIRTALAEGLLKMSEVKQELIAQVELFCELTGHLPHHMDGHQHVHVLPEIRHVFAQVLAEYGIRHTRVPIEPDLPHCSWIDPRLMEFYLGVEKDSLDTVDVFTKHGIRWPDIYIGLSTMGKNMSVSNILRAIDHATQDFLAKTDSSVPLSSVSCPDQEIRTVTIELMTHPGYPSVPPVGGCGEGPDDFSQSWERLHELETLKNLELQSQYKTRNIQLCAFEDL; encoded by the exons ATGCCCAAGGCTAATGTGAAGCTTATAGTAACCGGAGATGACTTTGGCTACTGCCCAAGGAGAAACCAAGGCATTGCGGAGTGTTTCCTCGCAGGCGCTGTTTCCAATGTCTCCCTTCTGGTCAACGGCAGCGCCGTCTTTGATGCAGTACAACTGGCAAGGAG GTATCACATTCCGATAGGACTTCATGCCAACCTGTCCGAAGGCTCACCTGTTTGCCCAGCACTGAAAGAGGGATCATCGCTACTCAACAAAGAAGGCGCCTTCCATGGAAAGATGGGGATCAGGACCGCGTTAGCGGAAGGTCTCCTTAAGATGTCTGAg gtGAAGCAGGAGCTGATAGCACAAGTTGAATTGTTCTGCGAACTCACAGGCCATCTGCCTCATCACATGGATGGACACCAGCATGTTCATGTTCTTCCAG AGATCAGACATGTGTTTGCACAGGTGCTAGCGGAATATGGAATCAGACATACTCGTGTCCCTATAGAGCCAGACCTTCCCCACTGCAGCTGGATAGATCCACGCTTAATGGAGTTTTACCTGGGTGTGGAAAAGGATTCACTTGACACGGTGGATGTTTTCACGAAGCACGGGATAAG GTGGCCAGATATATATATAGGCTTGAGCACCATGGGGAAAAATATGTCCGTTAGCAACATCCTCAGAGCCATCGATCATGCTACTCAAGATTTCCTGGCTAAGACCGATTCCTCCGTTCCTTTGAGTTCAGTCTCGTGCCCGGACCAAGAAATCAGAACTGTCACAATTGAGCTGATGACGCACCCCGGATACCCCAGCGTTCCACCAGTGGGGGGCTGTGGCGAGGGACCCGATGATTTCTCTCAGTCATGGGAACGTTTACACGAACTCGAGACACTGAAGAACCTGGAGCTGCAGAGCCAGTACAAAACGAGGAACATTCAGCTGTGTGCTTTTGAAGACCTCTAA
- the YDJC gene encoding carbohydrate deacetylase isoform X2 → MPKANVKLIVTGDDFGYCPRRNQGIAECFLAGAVSNVSLLVNGSAVFDAVQLARRYHIPIGLHANLSEGSPVCPALKEGSSLLNKEGAFHGKMGIRTALAEGLLKMSEVKQELIAQVELFCELTGHLPHHMDGHQHVHVLPEIRHVFAQVLAEYGIRHTRVPIEPDLPHCSWIDPRLMEFYLGVEKDSLDTVDVFTKHGISVHVVISIMLQTEVKTNLGSSFMKCSATFKRGK, encoded by the exons ATGCCCAAGGCTAATGTGAAGCTTATAGTAACCGGAGATGACTTTGGCTACTGCCCAAGGAGAAACCAAGGCATTGCGGAGTGTTTCCTCGCAGGCGCTGTTTCCAATGTCTCCCTTCTGGTCAACGGCAGCGCCGTCTTTGATGCAGTACAACTGGCAAGGAG GTATCACATTCCGATAGGACTTCATGCCAACCTGTCCGAAGGCTCACCTGTTTGCCCAGCACTGAAAGAGGGATCATCGCTACTCAACAAAGAAGGCGCCTTCCATGGAAAGATGGGGATCAGGACCGCGTTAGCGGAAGGTCTCCTTAAGATGTCTGAg gtGAAGCAGGAGCTGATAGCACAAGTTGAATTGTTCTGCGAACTCACAGGCCATCTGCCTCATCACATGGATGGACACCAGCATGTTCATGTTCTTCCAG AGATCAGACATGTGTTTGCACAGGTGCTAGCGGAATATGGAATCAGACATACTCGTGTCCCTATAGAGCCAGACCTTCCCCACTGCAGCTGGATAGATCCACGCTTAATGGAGTTTTACCTGGGTGTGGAAAAGGATTCACTTGACACGGTGGATGTTTTCACGAAGCACGGGATAAG tgtACATGTGGTGATTTCTATTATGTTACAAACTGAAGTTAAAACAAACTTGGGATCAAGTTTCATGAAGTGCAGCGCGACGTTTAAGAGAGGGAAATAA